The Deltaproteobacteria bacterium genome includes a region encoding these proteins:
- a CDS encoding PEP-CTERM sorting domain-containing protein yields the protein MSLASIFNCRTSAQVVSFHIAMGGVFDDQLSVNVFGKVAPVPEPATMFLFGAGLIGLGALGRKKMLK from the coding sequence TTGTCGTTAGCCAGTATTTTTAATTGTCGCACATCAGCGCAGGTTGTTTCTTTTCACATTGCAATGGGCGGAGTATTTGACGATCAACTTTCAGTGAATGTTTTTGGGAAAGTTGCCCCCGTTCCCGAACCGGCCACCATGTTCCTTTTTGGCGCTGGCCTGATTGGGCTCGGCGCTTTGGGCAGGAAGAAGATGTTGAAATAA
- a CDS encoding beta-galactosidase trimerization domain-containing protein, whose product MSKSRTLKHCLLILLGLGIVLAGSLFAFAEIQRVGPLRKVHAITTRPEWNQFRILVWQYKTSVLKDIGLYQRAGLGGFHIDRGAGKDKIVEFSMKERFPYYVDHAADKGFLYLKSSDVKAVTGKCGLVTRPHSLADPKTISQIKQHIARNIGTTKNGFVLAYAFDDEISLGRLSTPCDVDIHPKSLSWFRRWLKHKYDTISRLNAQWETHFKRFDEVMPQSFEEVRIRNHSPPLSKWNLSPWMDFRHFMDFQFAAVLAELTRYAKSIDSGVPAGFVGGQGPGPWGGYDYAMLSRAVQWMEAYDINGANEILRSFWNQDRRPRMQTFFSTKNPKLDSWFLWYYMLHGNQAVIAWPEGWFRSQQYDIAPFIIANRDTFKEIQGSVSESIVDPETVFDPDPIGIYYSHPSIQAGWAMDAITHGSTWVNRKGSIDDENQTKGLLRKVWCKVLEDLGFQYDFVSYLDIQEGAADLYERFKVIILPKTICLSDREAQALRCFVKDGGTLIADYLCGLLDEHGKGRPQGALDDLFGVTRDEDAGYMNGLGLTEIDAENYEQPFLKRFTYYEGAYRHKDIIVFERGTKHRAAVDCIEIRDRSGFFHRTSVLVKNRTGKGSAVYLNLSPIEYWDPGKRFSAHGDTWRKVVSSVLKSAGLEARVRVLEQGNPVNMIECLHWKNSDKRYLALVKNPTGHKELKRVPKGSQIQGIAGEEIEISLEFREQILRLINLRTKKDFGAGQVFHDRFKPWQGNLYEVAH is encoded by the coding sequence ATGTCAAAAAGCCGTACGTTGAAACATTGTCTGCTCATCCTACTTGGCTTGGGAATAGTTTTGGCAGGGTCTCTTTTCGCCTTTGCAGAGATCCAAAGGGTCGGTCCCCTACGTAAGGTGCATGCCATCACAACAAGACCTGAGTGGAACCAATTCAGGATTTTGGTGTGGCAATACAAAACCTCAGTTCTCAAAGACATCGGTTTGTACCAGCGAGCGGGATTGGGCGGATTTCACATTGATCGCGGCGCAGGCAAGGATAAGATAGTCGAATTTTCCATGAAGGAACGATTTCCCTACTATGTGGATCACGCCGCAGACAAGGGCTTTCTTTATTTGAAGAGCAGCGATGTCAAAGCAGTCACCGGAAAATGTGGTCTCGTAACCCGCCCACACAGCTTGGCCGACCCAAAGACTATCTCACAAATCAAACAACATATCGCGCGCAACATTGGCACCACCAAGAACGGTTTTGTTTTGGCCTATGCCTTTGATGACGAGATCTCCCTCGGACGTTTGAGTACGCCCTGTGACGTTGATATTCATCCAAAATCCCTTTCGTGGTTTAGAAGATGGTTGAAACACAAATATGACACCATATCCAGGCTCAACGCTCAGTGGGAGACCCATTTCAAAAGGTTTGATGAGGTTATGCCCCAAAGCTTTGAAGAGGTCCGTATAAGGAACCATTCCCCTCCCCTTTCAAAGTGGAACCTCTCCCCTTGGATGGATTTCAGGCATTTTATGGATTTTCAGTTTGCAGCGGTCCTTGCAGAACTCACCCGCTACGCAAAAAGCATTGATTCTGGAGTTCCGGCAGGTTTTGTCGGTGGCCAGGGACCGGGACCCTGGGGAGGCTATGATTATGCGATGCTCAGTCGCGCCGTGCAGTGGATGGAGGCCTATGATATCAATGGCGCCAATGAGATCCTGAGATCATTCTGGAACCAAGATCGCAGGCCTCGGATGCAGACCTTCTTTTCAACCAAAAACCCGAAACTGGATTCCTGGTTTCTCTGGTATTATATGCTTCACGGTAATCAAGCTGTAATTGCATGGCCTGAGGGTTGGTTTCGATCCCAACAATACGACATTGCCCCCTTTATCATCGCCAATAGAGATACATTCAAAGAAATACAAGGCTCTGTTAGCGAGTCAATCGTAGATCCAGAGACGGTATTCGATCCAGACCCTATCGGCATCTATTACTCCCATCCCAGTATTCAAGCGGGTTGGGCCATGGACGCCATAACCCATGGAAGTACTTGGGTGAATCGCAAAGGCTCTATCGATGATGAGAACCAGACGAAAGGACTGCTTCGCAAGGTGTGGTGTAAGGTCTTAGAGGATCTTGGATTCCAATACGATTTTGTCAGCTACCTGGATATCCAGGAAGGAGCTGCAGATCTCTATGAGAGGTTCAAGGTGATCATTCTGCCCAAGACCATTTGCCTCTCGGATCGTGAGGCTCAGGCTCTGAGATGCTTTGTCAAGGACGGTGGAACCTTAATTGCCGACTATCTTTGCGGATTATTGGACGAGCATGGAAAGGGACGGCCGCAAGGGGCACTAGATGACCTGTTTGGGGTCACGAGGGATGAGGATGCTGGTTACATGAACGGGTTAGGGCTTACCGAAATCGATGCGGAAAACTATGAGCAGCCATTTCTGAAGCGTTTTACATATTACGAGGGCGCCTACCGGCATAAAGACATTATAGTCTTTGAACGAGGTACTAAGCACAGGGCTGCTGTGGACTGCATCGAGATACGAGACAGGTCAGGCTTCTTTCACCGTACTTCGGTACTGGTGAAGAATCGGACTGGTAAGGGAAGTGCCGTTTATCTCAACCTTTCACCCATAGAATACTGGGACCCTGGAAAACGGTTTTCTGCCCACGGCGATACATGGAGAAAAGTCGTATCCTCAGTCTTAAAGTCGGCCGGACTTGAGGCAAGGGTCAGGGTCTTGGAGCAAGGCAATCCCGTGAATATGATCGAATGTCTCCATTGGAAAAACAGTGACAAGCGCTACCTGGCCCTGGTGAAAAACCCAACAGGACATAAAGAGCTCAAAAGAGTGCCAAAAGGATCTCAGATACAGGGTATAGCCGGCGAGGAGATTGAAATCAGTTTAGAATTCAGAGAACAAATACTCAGATTGATTAACCTGAGAACAAAAAAGGATTTCGGCGCTGGTCAAGTGTTCCACGACAGATTCAAACCCTGGCAAGGGAACCTCTACGAAGTGGCCCATTGA